CCCGTCGAATCGCCACAAGCGCAAGCCGACTTGGGATGCCGACACCAACCCCGAAGGGCGCTGGCGGCGTTTCGGCTACGAGGAGCTGGTCGCGCGGGACAAGACCAGCCTGGATGTCTTTTGGCTGAAGGACAAGACGCTTACGGATCTCGACAACCTGCCCGAGCCGGACGATCTGGCGGCGGAGATCATCGAGAACCTGGAAGCCGGTTTGAATAGCTTTCGGGAGGTTCTCGCCGGACTCGGAAAACCCTGATTAAGCTGCCTATGAATGGCGGATTTTTGTGGATCATTAACCGCGATTCGGTTGGCCGACTCGGGTACTCGCTTCAGCATTCGCTCAAGGGTGACCCGAATTCGGTCGGCGTTCTTAAGGCGTCGGCAACGTCCGATCGAGCCATTTCAGGGGACATCGCATGAAGGTTGCCGGTTTGTTCAGCGGCATCGGCGGGTTGGAGCTGCCCTTTCGGGCGCGGGGGGCACACACCGCACTGCTCTGCGACTCCTGGGACGCCTCGCGCAGTGTCCTCGCGGCGCGTTTTCCGGAGGTGCCGCTGATCGAGGATGTCCGCACACTCGATGCGCTGCCCCGAGGTGTCGACGTCGTCACCGCCGGCTTCCCCTGCACTGATCTCTCACAAGCCGGGCGAACTGCGGGCATCAAGGGCGAGGCATCCGGACTCGTTGCCCACGTCTTCCGATTGCTTCGGCATCACGACGTCGAGTGGTTGGTCCTCGAGAACGTCAGGAATATGCTCGTCCTTGATCGCGGCCGCGCCATGTCGTATCTGGTCTCTGAGCTTGAGCAGCTCGGCTTTCGCTGGGCCTATCGCTTGGTCGACTCGCGGTTTACGGGTGTGCCGCAAAGGCGCCACCGGGTCATCTTGATGCACGCCGTCGCGTCGAATCGATACCAAACGGATTCACCATGCGGTGGACTGACCTCGAGCCTGAGCCGGGTCTCCTTTTCGCACTGGAGATTGAAAGACCTTGTAGAGGACATCATCGGCCAAGCAATCTCGCGGGACCGGATCGGCTGGGCTCACCTCGAAGCGGATTGAGGCTGCTCAGCCGGATGCCCCTACTCCGGCGAAATCGTTTCGCTGGACGGAGTCGCGTCGGCCTGAGCATCATTGCTGCTCACGCAGGTGAAGCGCAAGAGCGCCACCCCGGGATAGTCGACTTGCAGTCGACATCTTCACGGCTTATTAACACGAAGCCCTCCAGCAGTCGTCGAGTTGCCCTCGATACGACCGCCTAAGGTCGCGCTTAATCGGATCCGGGGTGACGCCGCGATGGTGGAAGATGTCGACTGCAAGTCGACTATCCCAGGAGTGTCGCGGGCATGAGCAGTGAAGATGTCGACTGCTGAGTCAACTATCCGGGGGTGGATTCGACTCTGCAGCGGCTGGACTCAGGGAGACCGTGACGTGGATGCGACCGGACCATCTCGATCCGTTTCTTCGGGTCAGCCATCGACACCGACGGATGCGCGTTGGCGTTCGAGGACTTTTCTACCGCACTTCGATGTTCCGGGGCTGGTCCAGCACATCACCTTTCATCTGGCCGATTCGCTGCCCAAAGAGGCGCTTCGACGGATGCAGACGGAGGTCGATCTGATGCCTGAGTCTGTTCGGGCGGTCGCTCGCCGGCAACGGATCCAGGAGTTATTGGACCAGGGGATCGGCAGTTGTGTGCTGCGCCATCCCGAGTGTGCCGAGATCGTGCAGGCGTCGTTGTTGTTCGGTGACGGGGAACGCTATCGGTTGTGTGCCTGGGTGGTGATGCCGAATCACGTTCATGTCTTGATCGAGCAGGTCGCCGGCTGGCCGTTGTGGAAGGTGGTGAAGGCTTGGAAGCGACATAGCTCGCGGCAGATTCATCGGCTTGGGTTCGGGATAGGAGAGTCGCATCGTACCGGCGAAGAAGTCGACTGCAAGTCGACCACCCCAGGCGGGTCTGCGCTTTGGCAGAGGGATTATTGGGATCGATATATTCGGAACGACCGGCATTTCGTAGCGGCCAAGCAGTATGTCGAAGCGAATCCCGTGGCCGCGGGTTTGGTGGGGTCGGCCGAAGAATGGCCCTGGGGAAGTGCGTGGTTTAATCGACTCTCTCGGGAACCGCCCTCATCGCCAAATGGATCGAAACCTTGAGTCAGAGCCGGCAAGCCGCCCGGGATCGTCGACTTGCAGTCGACTGCTTCCTCCGACTGGGTCTGGGTCTGGGTCTGGGTCTCGTCTGTGGATGCGACTCGCTGCGGCCTTGGAGGCGTTGCGAGCTGCGCAATGATCGAAGTGTGTCGCGGTCAAGAGCGTTGAAGAGGTCGACTGCAAGTCGACGATCCCGGGGTGTCGCCGTCATCAGCGGCGAAGAGGTCGACTGCAAGTCGACGATCCCGGGGTGCCGCCGTCATCAGCGGCGAAGAGGTCGACTGCAAGTCGACGATCCCGGGGTGTCGCCGTCATCAGCGGCGAAGAGGTCGACTGCAAGTCGACGATCCCAGACCGGTGAGCGGGGATTCGAGCGTTCATTTGCGGTCCTTATCCGGACACCGAATTTTCAAAACAACGGCTTAGGATCAACGCCTTCAGGTCCGCAATGCTTGTGCAACCATTGAGGGTCACCGCATCCAAGCAGACCTTCGGCCCTTGGTCCGTCATGCGAAACACTGCCGGGAGAGTCGCCGAGAGGCCCGGTTCGCGACGGAGGAGTTCGTCTCGGTGCAGAAACTCGTACTCCGCGTCGATGGATGAGACGAAGTCTCGCCACTCGGCCTTTTCGGTCAGAAGGCCGTAGGTGATCGCGCAGAGCCGGCAGGCGTAGGTCTGGGGCGAGAAGAGTTTGTGCCCGATGTCGGCCATGGTATTGAAGAGTCCGCTGTCAGCGTTGTAGACGAACAGCAGTCGCACGGGGCTTGTCTCAGGCATGGGGCTTCTCCTGTACCGGAAGCATGAGGAGTTGCAGGGGCGTCTGCCACTGCGGACCCTCGAAATAGCCGATTCCGAAGCGGATCCGGTGAAGGTCGTCGCGCAGCCGGAAGCTCCCGAGGAACCGGTCCCAGAAGGAGAAGATGGTCCCGTAATTGGAATTGGTCTCGGCGGTGATCTCCGAATGATGGACCCGATGCATCGACGGCGGCACCACGAGGATGCGCAGGCGCCGATCCCAAGCCTCGGGCACGCGGATGTTGCTGTGATGCAGGACTATGACCATGACCATCAGGAATTTGTAGAGGATCAAGGTCGCGAGACCGAGTCCAAGCACGAGGATCACGGCGGTGTTGAGCAGGGTCGAAAGGGCAATCTCGCCGGGGTGAAAACGAAACGCGGTCGTGGAATCCATCCGCGGGTCGGTGTGATGGACACGGTGGAGGCGCCACAGCAGCGGGATCTCATGATTCGCGCGGTGCCAGAGATACATCCAGCCGTCGAACAACAGGAGTCCCGCAACCACGGCGATCGCAGCCGGCATGTCGATGGCGTTCAGAAGACCCCAGCCGCGCGTCTTCGCCAGCTCGATCGACATGAGGATCAGGGGCGCCATCAAGGCGCCGACCAGACCCGCCATGAGCGCGAGACCGATGTTCCGAGCCGCGTGAGACCAGCGTCCGGATGCCTGATCGTAAAAGGGAATCACGCCTTCCAGTGCGAACAGCGTCGTCAGCACCGCGAGACCCGCCCACTGGTCGATGCTCATCGGCGACCTCGTTCGTAGATCTCGGCGAGCCGCGTCGGGGCTGCGCCGAGCAGGTAGCGCATAATGAGCCCCGCATTCATCAGCTGCTGGCCGACCACGCCGTTACGACGAAAGCGCACGGCGGAGGTCGTCACTACGCCCGGAAGTTTCAGGACACGCGCACGGCGTCGGGCGCAACGCAGCAGCTCGACATCTTCGAACAAGGGCCAATCCGGAAATCCACCGAGCCTGTCGAACAGGCCACGGCGGATCAGGATTCCCTGGTCTCCGAAGCTGGTGAGGAGCGAATCGAACCGCGAAAACCACCCATAGACGCCGAGCAGCCAATGGACATCGTCGAAGCGCAGACGAAAGCAGGCCAGCTCTGCATCGTCGGCTTCGAAGGCGGTCTGCGTCAGCGCGGCGGCCTGCCGGGGCAGGATGCTGTCATCATGCAGGAAGAGCAGAAGCTCGCCCGCGGCCGCGCGGGCACCGGCGTTGCATTGCGGGCCTCGACCTGCGGTTGCATAGAGGATCTGCGTCGCACCTTCGATCGGGCCTGGCGGCCTTGGCGGCTCGACGGGCCGAACTGGATTCGCACCTGAGCAGGCAACGACAACGATGATCTCGGCGTCCGGGAACGCGCATCGACAGGCATGGAGGCAGGGCGTGAGATGAGGGCCGACGCGCCTGGTCGGGATAATGATCGAGAGGCTTGGCATGAGATGGACTGCGGCGGCGCACCTGTCGCGAACATGGTAGGGATCTGGCCCGCCCGACGCCGAATTCAACCCGTGGGATCGTCAAGGAAACCCGAGCAGCTTATGGGTCTGGATGCTCAGACGCCAATGCGGCCTGGTTTGGCAATAGGCGATCGCTTGGCGCGTATGCTCTTGAAGGTGCGGGCCGTCCATGGGCTGTAGGAAGAAATGCTCGAACGCGAGGTGCTCGAGATCCTCGGGCGAGAGGCCGGGCTGGGGGAAGATGAGCTTGAGCTCCTGGCCGCTCTGCTGGAGAAGATCGGCACCGGCCTTCGGGCTGACGCAGACCCAGTCGACGCCGTCCGGGACAGACCCTGTGCCGTTGGTCTCGAGGGCGATCTCGAAGCCCCGCGCATGCAGCGCCTCGATCAAGGCCACGTCGAGCTGAAGCAGCGGCTCGCCTCCGGTCAGCACCACGAAGGGCCGACCGCCCGCACCGGCGTGCTCCGACCAGGTCGCGCGGATTCGATCGGCGAGGGTCTCGGGATCTCCGAACAGTCCCCCGCCTTCACCGTCGGTCCCGCGAAAATCGGTATCGCAAAATCGACAGACCGCCTTCGCCCGATCTTGCTCGCGCCCGGACCAGAGGTTGCACCCGGCGAAGCGGCAAAACACCGCCGCTCGGCCGGCCTGCGCGCCCTCGCCCTGCAGCGTGTAAAAGATCTCTTTGACGCTGTAGCTCATAGCGGAAGTGCAGGCCCCGACGCGCCCCAGCAGAGAACGGCGCCGCAGCCCGGGGTTTCATGCAGGTCGATGCGATCCAATTGCGGCAGGGCGGCGGCGACCTCTTCGCGAATCCAGAGAAGCAGGTTGGCCGGATCGGCCTGACGCAGGCGGGGCAGCGCGTCGAGCCGATGATGGTCGAGCCGGTCGTAGACCGACTTGAACTGTCGTTTCACGTCGCCGTAGTCGATCGTCCAGCCGAGCACCTCGTCCAGCGGTGCGGTCAGGTGTAGCCGCATCAGATAGCTGTGACCGTGCAGACGGCGACGCCGATCGCCCTTGGGTGCCTGCATGAGCGCCAGCGCGCTCTCGAAGCGCTGCTCTTTCCAGATCCGATAATGCACACCGTCGTAGTGACAACCGGCGGTGGCCGTCTCGTAGACCGTCACGACGGACAACTGAGGAAAGACCGGTCGCAGTCGGTCCCAGATCCAACGCGCCAGCATCTCGCTGGTCGGGTTCTCCAGACCGGGGATGTCGTTGAGGCAGACGTGATCGAGTTCGGTCGACAGGGGCGCCCAGATGGCCTCGAGGCGATCGAAGTCGATGCCCATGTCGTTTCCGGCGAGATCCTGATTGGCGTGCAGGATCACCTCGAACCCGTGGCCGTGCATGCGCCCGCACTGGTGGCCCTCGGGGACATTCGGCAAGCGGTGGGCGGCCTCGAAACGAAAGCGGCGCCAGACATGCGCCTGCTCGCGGCCGTCCAGATCGACACCCTGATCGCGGGTGCTCTGGACACCGACCGACACGACACCCGGAACGCCGAGTTGGGCACGCACCCAGCGGGCGAGATTCTCGTCGGTCGGTATGGGAAGGTGCTCGTTGAGGTCGCTGTAATCGAGCGGCCCGATCGCATCCGCGAGCGCACGAACCAGCGCGTCCGTCTCCCCGCCGGGAAACGGCGCCCAAGCGATCGGAAGCTCCGCGCGCACCTTGGCGACGAAGCCGTGCCCGTGCAGACGGCGCGAGCGGTGTCCGGCAGGCAGGATGGAGACGCGCCGCGCGGCCTCGAAAGGGACGGCGGCGACGTGAAACAGCTGTTCACTCATGGGACGGGTAGACCGAAACGTAGGCTGAGTGGATCCGGGTAACCTGCATCCGCGAAGCCCTTGGCGCGAAGTAAGCAAGAATCACAGAGACCACAGGGACGGCCGTCCGTTCCGGGATCGTAGCAACTGCTGGTGAGGCCGTAATCGACACCGAGCGACAGACCTCGGGCAATGATCTCGGCCTTGGTCATCTGCATCAGAGGGGCGTGGATCTTGAGACTTTGGCGCCCTTCGACCCCGGCCGCAGTCGCTAGATTGGCCATCTGCTCGAACGCCTCGATGAAGGCGGGTCGACAGTCGGGATAGCCGGAGTAATCCTGCACGTTCACGCCGATGAAGATGTCCTCGGACCCGAGTGTTTCCGCCCAGGCGAGCGCGAAAGACAGAAAGACAGTGTTGCGTGCCGGGACATAGGTGACCGGAATCCCCTCCCCGATGGCCCCGGCTGAACGCCCTTTGGGCACCGGGATGTCTGCCGTCAGCGCCGACCCGCCGAAACGCCGCAGGTCGATTTCGACGACCGCATGCTCCACGACCCCCAGCGCATCTGCCACGCGGGCGGCGGACTCGAGTTCAACGCCGTGGCGCTGACCATACCGGAACGACAAGGCATGGACAGCGAATCCTTCGGATGTCGCGATGGCCGATGCGGTTGCGGAGTCCAGCCCACCGCTCAAAAGGACGACTGCCGGTTTCATTGCCTTGGAGCGCCGAAAGAGATGAAAAGACGCGCGGATCCGGACCGCAGGGATCGCTCGACGCTCAGCTGAGGTTGTCCGTCGGCTGGATGAGCGAGCGGATTCTCGCCAGTGCGGTGTCGCCGACATCGGAGAACTCGATCCCGAGCAGCCAGCGTTCCTCGGCGGTACTCGGTGCGACCCACACCACCGAGCCGACGGCCTGGATCCCTTCCGAGATCTCGGGTGTCTCCATCTCCACCAGCAGCCGAGAGCGCACGGCAAACATGCGGTCGGCCCACACTTGGAGTCCGCCCTCGCTGATGTTGCGCCCGAGCACCTGGTGCATCCCCGGCGCGCTGCCGCCCGCATCGGACCCCAGTTGCATCAGACGGGCGTGATACCCCCAGGACACTCGCTCGTAGCTCCGTCGATCCGCATCCGCTTCGCTGATCGCCATAGATACCTCAAACCGTCTGATTGATCGAAACGCCGGATAGGGGGAATCCCAGGCCGGTCATCCTGGAACCGATCCGAGCTGCCGAACCCGAATCCTATAAACACAGCAACGGGGTAAGAATAGCGCTCGTCTCGTGGGCTGTCGACCAAGCGTGCCGGCGGGAAGCATCAAGAGCTGCCATGCGCCGGTCCCCAAGCACGCTTGTCGCGTGGTGAGATCGACGCCCCAAACGGCGACGTGGATGCGCGAAACTTCGTTCGCTCCGGCCGGGGCGTCCGAAGGAGAGGCTCCATGCGGATTTGCGCCCATGTGGGCGAGTTCGGCGATCGCACATCCGATCTAGGGGGGTTAACAGGCGAGGTGTAGCGGATCGTCGATGCAGCGGTGCACGCGACGAGGGGAAGGAGGCATCGGTGTCGTCATGCTCGGCGGCAAGAGGCCGTCGAGCATGACGCGATTCGAGATCGCGGCGGTCTGAATTGGCCGCGAATTCGATCCACGCATGGACGAATCCGCGCCGAGTCAGTTAGATCAGGCCCAACCGAAGCCCATCTGGAACACGACCGCATGGAGAACCAGGGCAATGATCAACAAGAGAAAGAAGATCGGCATCAGCCATGTCGCGGGATTGAGAACCAGCCACACCTTCCAATCGTCTTCCGGGTTCTTCGGCTTTGCAATCTGGACGTCACTCATAATCTTGATCTCGTCGAAGTCGAATTAGAACCAGGGATTGGCAGCGATCACGAAGAGGTGAACCAATGCGGCGATCCCGACGTATGCGGTGTAGGTCACCTTAAACTGCTCATGAAACTCTTTTGCTTGTTGGTCGGTAAGACCGGACAGAGACTGTGCCATGATTTATTTCCTTTGATGGGTTTTCATCGACCACCACGCGCCAGACCGACGCGGGGCAAGCGAAGAGGCTTAGGCTGCCTCGGGAACCACGATGACTTCGACCGGAACCGGCACGACGGCTGGTGCGCCTTCTTCGACCGGAGCTTCTTCGGCAGCAGGTGCGGCTTCGACCGGAGCGGCCTCGGCGGCAGGTGCGGCTTCGACCGGAGCAGCCTCGGCGGCAGGCGCGGCTTCGACCGGAGCGGCCTCGGCGGCAGGCGCGGCTTCGACCGGAGCGGCCTCGGCAGCAGGCGCGGCTTCGACCGGAGCGGCTTCAGCAGCGGGCTCAGCGGCTTCGACCGGAGCGGCCTCGGCGGCAGGCTCAGCGGCTTCGACCGGAGCGGCCTCGGCAGCAGGCGCAGCTTCGACCGGAGCTTCCTCGGCGGCAGGTGCGGCTTCAGCTGGGGCTTCCTCGACGACGGGAGCCTCGGCAACCGGCACGACAGCAGCGGGCTCGACGGCCTTGCCGGATTCCCATGCGTTACCCGGCAGGGAGAAGGCGTACAGATGCACACCCAGCGCGATCACGAGAAGGGCAGCCAGCATCGGAACCAACCAAACGGCCGGGTTGATGACCAGCCAGATCCGGTAATCCCGTTGACTCGGGCTGTAGTTGAGAACGTTACGGAAAGCGTCTTGAAGCATGAAAATGACCTCCTCGATTTAGAACCAGGGGTTGCTCGCAATGACGAACAGATGCACGAGTGCTGCGATCCCGACATACGCCGTGTAGGTGACCTTGAACTGCTCGTGAAATTCTTTTGCTTGCTCCGGGGTGAGCCCGGACAGGCTCTTTTCCTGCGGCTGCTGCTGCGCGACGACAGGCTTGGCCTGTCCGCGAGCTTTGCCGCCGGTCGGTGTTGAGGCGGGAGATTGCTGCCCAGCCATTGAATTGGCCTCCATACGGGTTGTGCCGAGGTCGCCGCCCAGAATCTGTGCGACGGGGGTAGATTTGGCGAGCACCGACGCGGGAGCGAGCCGCTCGGCGCGATGCATCCAAATACCACGGGATCTACATGTCATCCCAAGTGTCATATTAGCTTGACGCTTGGCAATGTCAACAAGATTTGACACATCAGCGGTAGGGACATGGTGATTCTCCTGCCTCCTGCCTCCGGCCTCCTGCTTCCTGCTTCCTGCCTTCAGCCTCTAGCTCTCAGCTCTCAGCTCTCAGCTCTCAGCTCTCAGCTCTCAGCTCTCAGCTCTCAGCTCTCAGCTCTCAGCTCTCGGCTTTCGGCCTCCGGGCCGAGGTCGGGAATCGAGTCTCGCTGCTCGTTTCAGTTTTCGGCGCGCAACGTCAACGGGCGTCCCGATGAGTTCTTAGGCGATTTTCGTGAATAGTCATCCCGACTCCGCATGCCGGGAAGACCTGTCGGGACAGGGGCGAATTAGTTCGCCCCGCCGGAATTCGCCGCTCAGGGGTTTGCGATGGTCTACTTGGTCATCAGCTCCCCCAAAGCATCACAGCGCCTGCCCTCAAGGGAATCTCCCGAAATCCACAACCCAAAGCTGACCGCCCGAGGCAGGAGGCTGAAGGCTGAAGGCTGAAGGCTGGAGGCTAGCCGCCGAAAGCTACCCCACCAACCCCGCCGCGATCTGCCGAATCCGCTCGACCATGGCGACCAGACCATTGCGGCGCGTCATGCTGAGGTGCTCGTCGAGACCGAGACGGCTGAAGAAGGCTTGCGCATCGAAGGCGAGGATGGCGTCGGCCGGTTGACCGGAGTAGAGCTGCTGCAGGAGGGCAATGAGGCCGCGGACGATGTTGGCGTCGCTGTCGGCGAGGAACTCGACGACGTCGGGCGAGCCGGGACGCACGCGGGCCGAGAGGTGGACACGAC
The sequence above is drawn from the Thiocapsa rosea genome and encodes:
- a CDS encoding DNA cytosine methyltransferase; translation: MKVAGLFSGIGGLELPFRARGAHTALLCDSWDASRSVLAARFPEVPLIEDVRTLDALPRGVDVVTAGFPCTDLSQAGRTAGIKGEASGLVAHVFRLLRHHDVEWLVLENVRNMLVLDRGRAMSYLVSELEQLGFRWAYRLVDSRFTGVPQRRHRVILMHAVASNRYQTDSPCGGLTSSLSRVSFSHWRLKDLVEDIIGQAISRDRIGWAHLEAD
- a CDS encoding REP-associated tyrosine transposase, which codes for MPESVRAVARRQRIQELLDQGIGSCVLRHPECAEIVQASLLFGDGERYRLCAWVVMPNHVHVLIEQVAGWPLWKVVKAWKRHSSRQIHRLGFGIGESHRTGEEVDCKSTTPGGSALWQRDYWDRYIRNDRHFVAAKQYVEANPVAAGLVGSAEEWPWGSAWFNRLSREPPSSPNGSKP
- a CDS encoding sterol desaturase family protein codes for the protein MSIDQWAGLAVLTTLFALEGVIPFYDQASGRWSHAARNIGLALMAGLVGALMAPLILMSIELAKTRGWGLLNAIDMPAAIAVVAGLLLFDGWMYLWHRANHEIPLLWRLHRVHHTDPRMDSTTAFRFHPGEIALSTLLNTAVILVLGLGLATLILYKFLMVMVIVLHHSNIRVPEAWDRRLRILVVPPSMHRVHHSEITAETNSNYGTIFSFWDRFLGSFRLRDDLHRIRFGIGYFEGPQWQTPLQLLMLPVQEKPHA
- a CDS encoding glycosyltransferase — encoded protein: MPSLSIIIPTRRVGPHLTPCLHACRCAFPDAEIIVVVACSGANPVRPVEPPRPPGPIEGATQILYATAGRGPQCNAGARAAAGELLLFLHDDSILPRQAAALTQTAFEADDAELACFRLRFDDVHWLLGVYGWFSRFDSLLTSFGDQGILIRRGLFDRLGGFPDWPLFEDVELLRCARRRARVLKLPGVVTTSAVRFRRNGVVGQQLMNAGLIMRYLLGAAPTRLAEIYERGRR
- the queE gene encoding 7-carboxy-7-deazaguanine synthase; its protein translation is MSYSVKEIFYTLQGEGAQAGRAAVFCRFAGCNLWSGREQDRAKAVCRFCDTDFRGTDGEGGGLFGDPETLADRIRATWSEHAGAGGRPFVVLTGGEPLLQLDVALIEALHARGFEIALETNGTGSVPDGVDWVCVSPKAGADLLQQSGQELKLIFPQPGLSPEDLEHLAFEHFFLQPMDGPHLQEHTRQAIAYCQTRPHWRLSIQTHKLLGFP
- a CDS encoding 6-carboxytetrahydropterin synthase, producing the protein MSEQLFHVAAVPFEAARRVSILPAGHRSRRLHGHGFVAKVRAELPIAWAPFPGGETDALVRALADAIGPLDYSDLNEHLPIPTDENLARWVRAQLGVPGVVSVGVQSTRDQGVDLDGREQAHVWRRFRFEAAHRLPNVPEGHQCGRMHGHGFEVILHANQDLAGNDMGIDFDRLEAIWAPLSTELDHVCLNDIPGLENPTSEMLARWIWDRLRPVFPQLSVVTVYETATAGCHYDGVHYRIWKEQRFESALALMQAPKGDRRRRLHGHSYLMRLHLTAPLDEVLGWTIDYGDVKRQFKSVYDRLDHHRLDALPRLRQADPANLLLWIREEVAAALPQLDRIDLHETPGCGAVLCWGASGPALPL
- the queC gene encoding 7-cyano-7-deazaguanine synthase QueC; amino-acid sequence: MRASFHLFRRSKAMKPAVVLLSGGLDSATASAIATSEGFAVHALSFRYGQRHGVELESAARVADALGVVEHAVVEIDLRRFGGSALTADIPVPKGRSAGAIGEGIPVTYVPARNTVFLSFALAWAETLGSEDIFIGVNVQDYSGYPDCRPAFIEAFEQMANLATAAGVEGRQSLKIHAPLMQMTKAEIIARGLSLGVDYGLTSSCYDPGTDGRPCGLCDSCLLRAKGFADAGYPDPLSLRFGLPVP
- a CDS encoding PilZ domain-containing protein, encoding MAISEADADRRSYERVSWGYHARLMQLGSDAGGSAPGMHQVLGRNISEGGLQVWADRMFAVRSRLLVEMETPEISEGIQAVGSVVWVAPSTAEERWLLGIEFSDVGDTALARIRSLIQPTDNLS
- the pufA gene encoding light-harvesting antenna LH1, alpha subunit gives rise to the protein MSDVQIAKPKNPEDDWKVWLVLNPATWLMPIFFLLLIIALVLHAVVFQMGFGWA
- the pufB gene encoding light-harvesting antenna LH1, beta subunit translates to MAQSLSGLTDQQAKEFHEQFKVTYTAYVGIAALVHLFVIAANPWF
- the pufA gene encoding light-harvesting antenna LH1, alpha subunit; amino-acid sequence: MLQDAFRNVLNYSPSQRDYRIWLVINPAVWLVPMLAALLVIALGVHLYAFSLPGNAWESGKAVEPAAVVPVAEAPVVEEAPAEAAPAAEEAPVEAAPAAEAAPVEAAEPAAEAAPVEAAEPAAEAAPVEAAPAAEAAPVEAAPAAEAAPVEAAPAAEAAPVEAAPAAEAAPVEAAPAAEEAPVEEGAPAVVPVPVEVIVVPEAA
- a CDS encoding light-harvesting protein, translating into MSGLTPEQAKEFHEQFKVTYTAYVGIAALVHLFVIASNPWF